In Pseudomonas oryzihabitans, the DNA window TCCGAAGCGCCACAGGCGTTCGAAATATTGAACGCATCCTAGGAGAATCCTGAACCCCTGCGCAAGAGCAGTGGCGAGGTTTTCGCGTCGCCCTCCTCCTTGTTTATGCAGCCCCTGCCGCGCACCGCGAAACAGTCGTTCAAAATCAACAACATCGTGCATCCGGGCATGGACGGTCCGATGCAAGGTGAGTATGATGGCGACCGATTCAGCGTCATCGAATCGTTGCACTCGTAGCTCAGCTGGATAGAGTACTGCCCTCCGAAGGCAGGGGTCGTGGGTTCGAATCCCGCCGAGTGCGCCATCTTCCGTTCACCGTCGCGTGAACCTCAACAAAGCCCGCCATTGAGCGGGCTTTGTCGTTTCTGGCGGTCCCTTCCCGATATACCCATGCGTGACGCCTGCTCGCCTTTACCTGAAGAGGCCTTAGCGAAATGGAATTCGCCAGACCATTGGCCTGATTTATCTGATCATCACCATCGTCGTCAGCGTGATCCTGGGCTAAGCTCTGCCGAGTTGAACCCGTTGAAGCCAGCCGGCCGGATGCCGACACCCTGGTGATCACCTCGCAAGGAAGCCTGCATGAGATACCTCCTGACCAGCTCGGTCACCCTCTTTCTCGCCGCGCCGATCTTTACCGAAGACACCGCCCTCGCCCAGGCTGGCCACGCCATCCGGCCAGGGCTAGCGGCCGCGGCTCACTGTCTGCACGAATCGCTACTGGAAACCAGCGCCGCCAACAGAGGCCCGGTGGCGGACGGCGCCCGTCTGCAGCTGGCCGGCCTGGAGCGGCGCGACCAGATTGCCTATTAGGGCTGGATCGGCGACCGGTGCGCCTCAGTTTCTCTGCCTTGGAGCCTTTTCAAAGTCCTTTTCCAGAGCCCTTCCGTGAACGAAGCCGCTGCCACTGGCTCTCAAGGTTTCCACCACGGCACTCCCGAGGAGACCCGCATGAAAGCTCTGATTCCCCTGTTGCTGCTTCCTCTGGCCCTCGCTGCCTGCACCGGTCAGCAGGCGCGGCATGACGATCTTGGCCTACCAAGCTGCAATCTGGCCGAGCAGCGTGCCGTGCCGGGAGAACTGGGCGGATTGATCAGGGATCCGCAGCAGGCGCATGTCTCGATGCGGGCCAATGTGCTGCTGGCGGATGTAAGCACGGCGCGCAAGGCGCGGCGGATCAATCAGGAACAGGCGACGACCTTCAGCGAACGCATCGCCGCGGTGCGCAGCCAGACCGAGGCCTTCGTACAGCAGCAAGGCTTTCTCAGCGCGGCCGAGCGGGCCAGTTTCGATCGGGAATTCGACGGGATCGCCGCGCAGATCTGCCAGCCACGTCCGGCGCAGTGATCCCTGCCTAGCCAGGACGGGTCGAAAGACCGCCGCTCGAACGGCTAGGATAGCGGGGCCGATCAGGCGGTAAGGACCCTTGCCGCCCTTCTCTTCCAGCCCAGGGGACGACCCCGGCGATCGGTGGGCCGCGTTCCGGGACGGCCCGGTTTCACAGGAGGCCGTCTTTGGCTTGGTTCTATCTGGTGTGCGCAGGGCTGCTCGAGGTGGTCTGGGCGTTCTACATGAAGCAGTCCGCGGGCTTTACCCGTCTCACACCGACGATCATCACCGGGGTCGCCATGGTGGCCAGCGTGGCGCTGCTGTCGATATCCATGCGCAGCCTGCCGCTGGGTACTGCCTATACCATCTGGACCGGCATCGGCGCGGTGGGCGCCTTCATGGTCGGTATCCTGGTGCTGGGCGAGGCGGCGAGCCCGCTGCGTATCCTGGCTGCGGCGCTGATCGTCAGCGGTCTGGTGCTGATGAAGCTGACGTCGTCCTGAGCGCCCTCCTCTAGCGCTGAATCCTCGGGTGCGCCAGCCAGCTGAACAGCAGCCCGCCAAGCAGGCCGCCCATGGCCATCGCCAGCAAACCCTCTCGTCAGCGGTCTGGTGCTGATGAAGCTGACGTCGTCCTGAGC includes these proteins:
- the sugE gene encoding quaternary ammonium compound efflux SMR transporter SugE, giving the protein MAWFYLVCAGLLEVVWAFYMKQSAGFTRLTPTIITGVAMVASVALLSISMRSLPLGTAYTIWTGIGAVGAFMVGILVLGEAASPLRILAAALIVSGLVLMKLTSS